One part of the Alistipes onderdonkii genome encodes these proteins:
- a CDS encoding Na+/H+ antiporter NhaC family protein, producing the protein MVNGNPESGKNAVKLPSPWVSVLPLAVLTLLLYVVIRCFGGDAINGGSQIALLSATSVCVMLAIGIYRCKWAVLEEAIIDNIRASASAIIILLLIGAIAGSWMVSGVVPTMIYFGLKILHPSFFLVASCAICAGVSLMTGSSWTTIATIGVALMGIGQAMGFPEGWIAGAIISGAYFGDKISLLSDTTVLASSTVGVPIFTHIRYMLYTTVPSFVIALAVFVIAGLTLDHTGGTHAGMYAESLRGTFRITPWLLAVPVATGVLIVRKLPAIVTLFCAAVFACIAMLLAQPELVAKVAGVGGLDFMSGFKGVLMSCFGPTAIPTGSPQLDELVATRGMAGMLNTVWLIICAMCFGGVMTGSGMLGALTSVFLRFVRRAFSAVASTVGAGIFFNLCTADQYISIILSGRLFRELYAEQGLEPRLLSRSVEDSATVCSVLVPWNSCGMTQATVLGVSTFVYMPYCIFNIVSPLMSLMVAAIGWKIKRAAGTAAHPH; encoded by the coding sequence ATGGTTAATGGGAATCCGGAATCGGGAAAGAACGCGGTGAAGCTGCCTTCGCCGTGGGTGTCGGTGCTGCCGCTCGCGGTGCTGACGCTGCTGCTTTACGTGGTCATCCGCTGTTTCGGCGGGGACGCGATCAACGGCGGCAGCCAGATCGCGCTGCTGTCGGCCACGTCGGTCTGCGTCATGCTGGCCATCGGTATTTACCGCTGTAAATGGGCGGTCTTGGAAGAGGCGATCATCGACAATATCCGGGCTTCGGCTTCGGCGATCATCATCCTGTTGCTGATCGGCGCCATTGCCGGGTCGTGGATGGTGAGCGGTGTGGTGCCGACGATGATCTATTTCGGGCTGAAGATCCTGCACCCCTCGTTCTTCCTGGTCGCCTCGTGTGCCATTTGTGCGGGCGTGTCGCTGATGACCGGCAGTTCGTGGACGACGATCGCCACGATCGGCGTGGCGCTGATGGGCATCGGGCAGGCCATGGGTTTCCCCGAGGGGTGGATCGCGGGGGCGATCATCTCCGGCGCTTACTTCGGCGACAAGATCTCGCTCCTGTCCGATACTACGGTGCTCGCGTCGTCGACCGTCGGGGTTCCGATTTTCACGCACATACGTTACATGTTGTATACGACCGTCCCGTCGTTCGTCATCGCGCTGGCGGTTTTCGTCATCGCGGGGCTGACGCTCGATCATACGGGCGGCACGCATGCCGGGATGTATGCCGAGTCGTTGCGCGGGACGTTCCGCATCACGCCCTGGTTGCTGGCGGTGCCCGTGGCGACGGGCGTGCTGATCGTGCGCAAACTCCCGGCCATCGTGACGCTCTTCTGCGCCGCGGTTTTCGCCTGCATAGCCATGCTGCTGGCGCAGCCCGAACTGGTGGCGAAGGTGGCCGGAGTCGGAGGGCTGGATTTCATGTCGGGGTTCAAGGGCGTGCTGATGAGCTGCTTCGGCCCGACGGCGATCCCTACCGGAAGCCCGCAGCTGGACGAGCTGGTTGCGACGCGCGGCATGGCGGGCATGCTCAATACCGTATGGCTCATCATCTGCGCCATGTGCTTCGGCGGCGTGATGACCGGCAGCGGGATGCTGGGGGCGCTGACCTCCGTTTTCCTGCGCTTCGTACGCCGTGCCTTCTCGGCCGTGGCTTCGACCGTCGGCGCGGGCATCTTCTTCAACCTCTGCACCGCCGACCAGTATATCTCGATCATCCTTTCGGGGCGCCTTTTCCGGGAACTTTATGCGGAGCAGGGGCTCGAACCGCGGCTGTTGAGCCGCTCGGTCGAGGATTCGGCCACGGTCTGCTCCGTGCTGGTGCCGTGGAACTCGTGCGGCATGACGCAGGCCACCGTGCTGGGTGTTTCCACATTCGTCTACATGCCTTACTGTATTTTCAATATTGTCAGTCCCCTGATGTCGCTGATGGTGGCGGCCATCGGGTGGAAGATCAAAAGAGCCGCAGGCACTGCGGCGCATCCGCATTAA
- a CDS encoding HU family DNA-binding protein: protein MNKSQLVEAVALDANISKVDARKAVDAIIRVTVHSLRQGERLTLTGLGTFSVQQKPARMGRNPRTGAPVKIPPRKAIKFRPTAEVE from the coding sequence ATGAACAAATCGCAGCTGGTCGAGGCGGTAGCCCTCGACGCTAACATCTCGAAAGTCGACGCGCGCAAAGCGGTCGATGCCATCATCCGGGTGACCGTACACAGTCTCCGGCAGGGTGAGCGCCTTACCCTCACCGGGCTCGGGACATTCAGCGTGCAGCAGAAACCCGCACGTATGGGCCGCAATCCGCGCACGGGCGCCCCGGTGAAGATCCCGCCGCGCAAGGCCATCAAGTTCCGCCCCACGGCCGAGGTCGAGTAA
- a CDS encoding cytochrome d ubiquinol oxidase subunit II, with protein MDTLVLLQHYWWLIISLLGALLVFLLFVQGGQGLLYDIGKTEEERNMLVNSLGRKWEFTFTTLVTFGGAFFASFPLFYSTSFGGAFYVWMAILLVFVIQAVAYEYRRKPGNVFGEKTFNVFLMINGIAGPLLLGTAVGTLFTGANFTVDRLNLAYGAGSGSATVISQWTTPWHGLEALTDISNVFLGIAVTFLAMTLACQYFMNNIDDKTIHERARQRMIPAAVCFVLFFVAWLGMLLFADGRAVDAAGRISIEPYKYLHNFIEMPYLAVVLLLGVVAVLWSIGLGWRGRRNAIWFGGAGTVLTVLALLLCAGWNDTAYYPSLADMQSSLTIYNSSSSLFTLKVMSIVSLLIPFVAAYIWYAWRAMNRKPITREEIRGDDHQY; from the coding sequence ATGGATACCCTGGTACTTTTGCAACACTATTGGTGGCTGATTATCTCCCTGCTAGGGGCACTGCTCGTATTCCTGCTCTTCGTACAGGGCGGGCAGGGGCTGCTCTACGACATCGGCAAGACCGAAGAGGAACGTAACATGTTGGTCAACTCGCTGGGCCGCAAATGGGAATTCACTTTCACGACGCTCGTGACCTTCGGCGGCGCATTCTTCGCCTCGTTCCCGCTCTTCTACTCCACGTCGTTCGGCGGCGCGTTCTATGTATGGATGGCGATCCTGCTGGTGTTCGTCATCCAGGCCGTGGCCTACGAATACCGCCGCAAACCGGGCAACGTCTTCGGCGAAAAGACATTCAACGTATTCCTGATGATCAACGGCATCGCCGGGCCGCTGCTGCTGGGCACGGCCGTCGGGACACTTTTCACGGGCGCAAACTTCACGGTCGACCGCCTCAACCTGGCCTACGGCGCCGGAAGCGGCAGCGCGACGGTCATTTCGCAGTGGACGACCCCGTGGCACGGGCTGGAAGCGCTTACGGATATCTCGAACGTCTTTCTGGGCATTGCCGTAACATTCCTCGCCATGACGCTGGCCTGCCAGTATTTCATGAATAACATCGACGACAAGACCATCCACGAACGTGCCCGCCAGCGGATGATCCCCGCGGCAGTCTGTTTCGTACTTTTCTTCGTAGCGTGGCTCGGCATGCTGCTCTTCGCCGACGGCCGGGCGGTCGATGCCGCAGGCCGGATCTCCATCGAGCCGTACAAATACCTGCACAACTTCATCGAGATGCCTTACCTCGCTGTGGTGCTGCTCCTCGGCGTAGTGGCGGTGCTGTGGAGCATCGGCCTGGGCTGGCGCGGCCGGCGCAACGCCATCTGGTTCGGCGGTGCGGGTACGGTACTGACGGTATTGGCGCTGCTGCTCTGCGCCGGATGGAACGACACGGCCTATTACCCGTCGCTGGCCGACATGCAGTCGTCGCTGACGATTTACAACTCCTCATCGAGCCTCTTCACGCTCAAGGTGATGTCGATCGTCTCGCTGCTGATCCCCTTCGTCGCAGCCTACATCTGGTACGCATGGCGGGCGATGAACCGCAAGCCGATCACCCGCGAGGAAATACGCGGGGACGACCACCAATACTGA
- a CDS encoding pyridoxal phosphate-dependent aminotransferase — translation MPEISQRAELMPASPIRKLVPLAEAARARGTKIYHLNIGQPDLPSPQTGLDALKKIDRTVLEYSPSDGYRSLREKLVGYYEQFQIKLSPDDIIVTTGGSEAVLFAFMSCLNPGDEIIVPEPAYANYMAFAISAGAVIRPVVSSIEQGFALPDVAEFEKLINDRTRGILICNPNNPTGYLYTRKEMNRIRDLVKKYDLFLFSDEVYREFIYTGSPYISACHLEGIEQNVVLIDSVSKRYSECGIRIGALITKNRTLRNAVMKFCQARLSPPLIGQIVAEASIDAPRSYSTEVYEEYIERRKCLIDGLNRLPGVYSPIPMGAFYTVARLPVEDSDDFCAWCLSDFDYQGETVMLAPASGFYSDPACGRNEVRIAYVLKKEDLERALVVLGKALEAYNNRK, via the coding sequence ATGCCAGAAATCTCACAACGTGCCGAGCTGATGCCGGCTTCACCCATACGCAAGCTCGTCCCGTTGGCCGAAGCCGCCCGGGCACGCGGCACCAAGATCTACCACCTGAACATCGGCCAGCCCGACCTGCCGTCGCCGCAGACCGGGCTCGACGCCCTGAAAAAGATCGACCGTACGGTGCTCGAATACAGCCCCAGCGACGGATATCGCTCGCTGCGCGAGAAACTGGTAGGTTACTACGAACAGTTCCAGATCAAGCTCTCGCCCGACGACATCATCGTCACGACGGGCGGTTCCGAGGCCGTGTTGTTCGCCTTCATGTCGTGCCTCAACCCCGGCGACGAGATCATCGTCCCCGAGCCGGCCTACGCCAATTACATGGCCTTCGCCATCTCCGCGGGGGCCGTGATACGCCCCGTGGTATCGTCGATCGAGCAGGGATTCGCACTGCCCGACGTCGCGGAATTCGAAAAGCTCATCAACGACCGCACGCGCGGCATCCTGATCTGCAATCCCAACAACCCCACGGGGTACCTATACACACGCAAGGAGATGAACCGCATCCGCGACCTGGTCAAAAAATACGACCTGTTCCTCTTCTCCGACGAGGTCTACCGCGAATTCATCTACACCGGGTCGCCCTACATATCGGCCTGCCATCTCGAAGGCATCGAGCAAAACGTGGTGCTGATCGACTCGGTGTCGAAACGCTACTCGGAATGCGGAATCCGTATCGGGGCGCTCATCACCAAGAACCGGACGCTGCGTAACGCCGTGATGAAATTCTGCCAGGCGCGCCTCTCGCCCCCGCTGATCGGACAGATCGTCGCCGAGGCTTCGATCGACGCGCCGCGATCGTACAGCACCGAAGTCTATGAGGAGTATATCGAACGACGCAAATGCCTGATCGACGGGCTGAACCGCCTACCGGGCGTATACTCGCCGATCCCGATGGGCGCCTTCTATACCGTGGCACGGCTGCCGGTAGAGGACAGCGACGATTTCTGCGCATGGTGCCTCTCCGACTTCGACTACCAGGGCGAAACCGTAATGCTCGCCCCCGCATCGGGCTTCTACTCCGATCCGGCATGCGGCCGCAACGAAGTCCGCATCGCCTACGTACTCAAGAAGGAAGACCTCGAACGGGCGTTGGTCGTACTGGGCAAAGCGCTCGAAGCATATAACAACCGGAAATAG
- a CDS encoding DUF4492 domain-containing protein: protein MAAQTIKKIFRFYLDGFRSMTVGKTLWAIILVKLFILFAILKVFFFPDFLAGQSPEERSRSVMKELTPDK, encoded by the coding sequence ATGGCGGCACAGACAATCAAAAAGATCTTCCGGTTCTACCTCGACGGGTTCCGGAGCATGACCGTAGGCAAAACCCTGTGGGCCATCATCCTGGTCAAGCTGTTCATCCTGTTCGCAATCCTCAAGGTATTCTTTTTTCCCGATTTCCTGGCCGGGCAGAGCCCCGAAGAGCGCAGCCGTTCGGTCATGAAAGAACTAACCCCCGACAAATAA
- a CDS encoding enoyl-ACP reductase has protein sequence MAYNLLKGKKGLIFGALNEQSIAWKVAERAVEEGAEIVLTNTAVSIRMGTIGRLAEKCNTIVVPADATSVEDLENLIDKTMEHFGGKFDFMLHSIGMSPNVRKGRTYDDLDYDYLSKTLDISAISFHKAIQVARKKDAINDWGSIVALSYIAAQRTLYGYNDMADAKALLESIARSFGYIYGREKHVRINTVSQSPTPTTAGSGVLGMGDLMNFAENMSPLGNASANDCADYVLTLFSDLTRKVTMQNLYHDGGFSSMGMSRRAMKTYEKGMRFEDVHQNQYPFGEEGK, from the coding sequence ATGGCATACAATTTATTGAAAGGCAAGAAGGGCCTTATTTTCGGAGCACTCAACGAGCAGTCGATCGCATGGAAAGTGGCGGAACGCGCCGTTGAAGAAGGGGCCGAAATCGTCCTTACGAATACTGCCGTATCTATTCGCATGGGTACAATCGGCCGGTTGGCTGAAAAATGCAATACGATCGTCGTCCCGGCCGACGCTACGAGCGTCGAAGACCTGGAAAACCTAATCGACAAGACGATGGAACATTTCGGGGGCAAGTTCGACTTCATGCTCCACTCGATCGGCATGTCGCCCAACGTCCGCAAGGGGCGCACATACGACGACCTGGATTACGATTACCTCTCCAAGACGCTCGACATTTCGGCGATCTCGTTCCACAAGGCGATCCAGGTGGCCCGCAAGAAGGACGCCATCAACGACTGGGGGTCGATCGTGGCGCTCTCGTATATCGCGGCACAGCGTACGCTCTACGGTTATAACGACATGGCCGATGCCAAGGCGTTGCTGGAGTCGATCGCCCGCAGTTTCGGGTATATCTACGGCCGTGAGAAGCACGTGCGCATCAACACCGTGTCGCAGTCGCCGACGCCGACCACGGCAGGAAGCGGCGTGCTGGGAATGGGCGACCTGATGAATTTCGCCGAGAACATGTCGCCGCTGGGCAATGCCTCGGCCAACGACTGCGCCGACTATGTGCTGACGCTTTTCTCGGATCTTACGCGCAAGGTGACGATGCAGAACCTTTACCACGACGGCGGTTTTTCTTCGATGGGTATGAGTCGCCGCGCCATGAAGACCTACGAAAAGGGGATGCGTTTCGAGGACGTGCACCAGAACCAGTACCCGTTCGGCGAGGAGGGGAAATAA
- a CDS encoding cytochrome ubiquinol oxidase subunit I has protein sequence MLSDYLQTVDWSRAQFAMTAIYHWLFVPLTLGLGFIIAIMETLYVRTGDEFWKRTTKFWMRLFGINFAIGVATGIILEFEFGTNWSNYSHFVGDIFGAPLAVEGIMAFFMESTFIAIMFFGWNKVSKGFHLTATWLTAIGANLSALWILVANAWMQHPVGCTFNLETVRNEMTSFWEVLFSPVAMNKFFHTITSSFVLAALFVVGVSAWYLLRHREQKMARKSIAIASAFGFVFALVTAMTGDKSGAVIARVQPMKLAAMEALYDGQQGAPLTAIGIVRPEAERTSNEDAFYFKIDIPKLLSIMSFRDADAYVAGINDLVNGNEKYGVMSAAEKMERGRVAVGELARYRAALEAGDQAVIDQIIAKFDPSKPEGEEFLREYFAYFGYGYLDTPQQIVPNVPLLFYSFRVMVGAGCFFILLLGIVWWLNRKDKLADKRWLLRVAVWSIPLAYLASQAGWVLAEVGRQPWAIQDLMPVGIAASKIGPGSVSATFFIFLALFTALLIAELSIMFRQIKIGPENEKQ, from the coding sequence ATGTTATCGGATTATCTACAAACAGTCGACTGGTCGCGTGCGCAATTCGCCATGACGGCCATTTACCACTGGCTTTTCGTCCCGCTCACGCTGGGGCTGGGGTTCATCATCGCCATCATGGAGACCCTTTACGTCCGCACGGGCGATGAGTTCTGGAAGCGCACGACCAAATTCTGGATGCGCCTGTTCGGCATCAACTTCGCCATCGGCGTGGCAACGGGCATCATCCTCGAATTCGAGTTCGGCACCAACTGGTCGAACTACTCGCATTTCGTGGGCGACATCTTCGGTGCCCCGCTGGCCGTCGAGGGCATCATGGCCTTCTTCATGGAGAGCACCTTCATCGCCATCATGTTCTTCGGCTGGAACAAGGTCTCGAAAGGCTTCCACCTCACGGCGACATGGCTCACGGCCATCGGCGCGAACCTCTCGGCACTGTGGATCCTGGTCGCCAACGCCTGGATGCAGCACCCCGTGGGATGTACGTTCAACCTCGAAACCGTGCGCAACGAAATGACCTCGTTCTGGGAGGTGCTCTTCTCGCCCGTGGCGATGAACAAGTTCTTCCACACCATCACCTCGTCGTTCGTGCTGGCGGCGCTGTTCGTCGTGGGCGTCAGCGCCTGGTACCTGCTCCGGCACCGCGAACAGAAGATGGCCCGCAAGAGCATCGCCATCGCCTCGGCCTTCGGCTTCGTATTCGCGCTCGTCACGGCGATGACGGGCGACAAGTCGGGCGCCGTCATCGCCCGCGTGCAGCCGATGAAACTCGCGGCCATGGAAGCGCTCTACGACGGACAGCAGGGTGCGCCTCTGACGGCCATCGGCATCGTGAGGCCGGAGGCGGAACGCACCTCGAACGAGGACGCATTCTATTTCAAGATCGACATCCCGAAACTGCTCTCGATCATGAGTTTCCGCGACGCCGACGCCTATGTGGCGGGCATCAACGACCTGGTGAACGGCAACGAGAAATACGGCGTGATGTCGGCCGCGGAGAAGATGGAACGGGGCCGCGTCGCTGTAGGTGAACTGGCCCGTTACCGGGCAGCGCTCGAGGCCGGCGACCAGGCGGTGATCGACCAAATCATCGCCAAGTTCGACCCCTCGAAGCCCGAGGGCGAAGAGTTCCTGCGCGAATATTTCGCCTATTTCGGGTACGGCTACCTCGACACCCCGCAGCAGATCGTCCCCAACGTACCGCTGCTCTTCTACTCGTTCCGTGTGATGGTCGGTGCCGGGTGCTTCTTCATTCTGCTGCTGGGCATCGTCTGGTGGCTCAACCGCAAGGATAAACTGGCGGACAAGCGCTGGCTGCTGCGGGTCGCCGTATGGTCGATCCCGCTGGCCTACCTCGCTTCACAGGCCGGCTGGGTGCTGGCCGAGGTCGGACGCCAGCCGTGGGCCATCCAGGATCTGATGCCCGTGGGCATCGCGGCCTCGAAGATCGGCCCCGGGTCGGTATCGGCCACCTTCTTCATCTTCCTCGCGCTCTTCACGGCGCTGCTGATCGCCGAGCTGAGCATCATGTTCCGCCAGATCAAAATCGGGCCCGAAAACGAAAAACAGTAA
- a CDS encoding HAD family hydrolase: MDTGLVIFDLDGTLLNTIGDLAVACNAVLAMRGLPQHTYDEYCHFVGNGIMRLVERALPEELRTPYTVAAVRADFVKYYTEHIDVYTKPYEGIPELVAEIARRGVRIAVASNKFQTGTEKLIRLFFPGVEFAAVFGQREGVPLKPDPAVVEEILALTGVAKERVLYVGDSGVDMQTAAAAGVRSVGVTWGFRERAELEEAGARHIVDSPAGILELL, encoded by the coding sequence ATGGATACCGGACTTGTGATATTCGACCTCGACGGCACGCTGCTCAATACGATCGGCGACCTGGCTGTCGCATGCAATGCCGTGCTGGCCATGCGCGGCCTGCCGCAGCATACCTATGACGAATACTGCCATTTCGTGGGCAACGGCATCATGCGGCTCGTGGAGCGGGCGTTGCCCGAAGAGCTCCGCACGCCTTATACGGTCGCGGCCGTGCGCGCGGATTTCGTGAAATATTATACCGAGCATATCGACGTTTATACGAAACCCTACGAAGGAATTCCGGAACTGGTTGCGGAGATTGCGCGGCGAGGTGTCCGTATCGCCGTGGCATCCAACAAGTTCCAGACCGGAACGGAAAAACTGATCCGGTTGTTTTTCCCCGGTGTCGAATTCGCCGCGGTCTTCGGCCAGCGCGAGGGCGTGCCGCTCAAGCCCGACCCCGCGGTGGTGGAGGAGATACTTGCGCTTACGGGCGTGGCGAAGGAGCGGGTGCTCTATGTCGGCGACTCGGGCGTGGACATGCAGACAGCCGCGGCCGCCGGTGTCCGCTCGGTCGGAGTGACGTGGGGGTTCCGTGAGCGCGCCGAACTCGAGGAGGCCGGGGCGCGGCACATCGTCGACAGCCCGGCCGGGATATTGGAGCTGTTATAG
- a CDS encoding DEAD/DEAH box helicase, which produces MTITDDFSALGLSEQMLEAVRAKGFETPTAIQKLTIPHLLTKPNDIIAQSQTGTGKTAAYGLPILQTLEPARGPIQAIILVPTRELALQAAEELLSYNREKRLSITAIYGGAAMSEQLRRLAKGIDIVVGTPGRVLDHIRRGTMKLENVRYLVLDEADEMLNMGFVEDVEEIMSHTSDERRVLLFSATMPERIIRLSKTYMRDTEIVRVEHKQITADLTEQIYFEVREADKFDALTRIIDVEPEFYGIIFARTKIGADETASRLTVRGYAAEVLHGDVSQAQREKILRKFRDRTINILVATDVAARGIDVGNLTHVINYSLPQDSESYVHRIGRTGRAGKQGTAITFVSPSEFRGLNNLMRDIKVEIKRETLPSPQDIVEMKRLKIKEEMQEIVENESYDGYKEFAEELLAEYTPDIALGALLRLAFRSELDQNNYPEIRSFSVDRKGTARLFLAVGKRDGYTARKLVDMLKFKCGLRDKYINDVQISDNFSFVSVPFRDAEEVVRKLNRLNRGRRPMAEIARDGENGAQEAPVRKPRRTKTEDYQTAGQTYAPAPKKPTRNVKPATPVPATPAAYDPAPAHDETVHAEPSHDQTAYDQTSSPRRKLKTKTQPHPDIPDFSKMSNEGFDWSAFMKFDEGTAWGRDENGKGKGKATKSVRKTPKKTVTAAQRVAAKGKKRK; this is translated from the coding sequence ATGACCATTACAGACGATTTCAGCGCCCTGGGGCTTTCCGAGCAGATGCTCGAAGCCGTACGCGCCAAGGGATTCGAGACGCCCACCGCAATCCAGAAGCTCACCATCCCCCACCTGCTCACAAAACCCAACGACATCATCGCGCAATCGCAGACCGGCACGGGCAAAACCGCAGCCTACGGACTGCCGATACTCCAGACCCTCGAACCCGCCCGCGGGCCGATACAGGCCATCATCCTCGTACCGACACGCGAACTCGCACTCCAGGCGGCCGAAGAACTGCTCTCCTACAACCGCGAAAAACGACTCTCGATCACGGCCATCTACGGCGGTGCGGCGATGAGCGAACAGCTGCGTCGCCTTGCCAAAGGCATCGACATCGTCGTCGGGACACCGGGGCGCGTGCTCGACCACATCCGCCGCGGCACGATGAAACTGGAAAACGTCCGTTACCTCGTGCTCGACGAAGCCGACGAGATGCTCAACATGGGCTTCGTCGAGGACGTCGAAGAGATCATGAGCCACACCAGCGACGAGCGGCGCGTGCTGCTCTTCTCGGCCACGATGCCCGAGCGCATCATCCGGCTTTCGAAAACCTACATGCGCGACACGGAGATCGTGCGCGTGGAACACAAGCAAATCACGGCCGACCTCACGGAACAAATCTATTTCGAGGTACGCGAGGCCGACAAGTTCGACGCCCTGACCCGCATCATCGACGTCGAACCCGAATTCTACGGCATCATCTTCGCCCGCACCAAGATCGGCGCCGACGAAACCGCCTCGCGCCTGACGGTGCGCGGCTACGCAGCCGAGGTGCTGCACGGCGACGTGTCGCAGGCGCAGCGCGAGAAGATACTCCGCAAATTCCGCGACCGCACGATCAATATCCTGGTGGCTACCGACGTGGCCGCCCGGGGCATCGACGTGGGCAACCTGACCCACGTCATCAACTACTCGCTGCCGCAGGACTCGGAGAGCTACGTGCACCGCATCGGCCGCACGGGCCGCGCCGGCAAGCAGGGAACGGCCATCACGTTCGTCTCGCCCTCGGAGTTCCGCGGCCTGAATAACCTGATGCGCGACATCAAGGTCGAGATCAAACGCGAAACCCTCCCCTCGCCGCAGGACATCGTAGAGATGAAACGGCTGAAAATCAAGGAGGAGATGCAGGAGATCGTCGAAAACGAAAGCTACGACGGGTACAAGGAATTCGCCGAAGAGCTGCTCGCCGAATACACCCCCGACATAGCCCTGGGTGCGCTGCTGCGCCTGGCGTTCCGCAGCGAGCTCGACCAGAACAACTACCCCGAAATACGCTCCTTCTCGGTCGACCGCAAGGGTACGGCGCGGCTGTTCCTGGCCGTGGGCAAACGCGACGGCTACACGGCACGCAAGCTGGTCGACATGCTCAAATTCAAATGCGGCCTGCGCGACAAATATATCAACGACGTCCAGATTTCGGACAACTTCTCGTTCGTGAGCGTCCCGTTCCGCGATGCCGAGGAGGTCGTCCGCAAACTCAACCGGCTGAACCGCGGCCGCCGGCCGATGGCCGAGATCGCCCGCGACGGGGAAAACGGGGCGCAGGAAGCCCCGGTTCGCAAGCCCCGCCGCACAAAAACCGAGGATTACCAGACCGCCGGGCAGACATACGCCCCGGCACCGAAAAAGCCGACGCGGAACGTGAAGCCGGCAACGCCCGTCCCGGCAACCCCGGCGGCGTACGACCCGGCGCCCGCCCACGACGAAACGGTACACGCAGAACCCTCACACGACCAAACGGCATATGACCAAACGTCATCGCCGCGCCGGAAGCTGAAAACCAAGACCCAGCCCCACCCGGACATCCCCGATTTCAGCAAAATGTCGAACGAAGGTTTCGACTGGTCGGCATTTATGAAATTCGACGAAGGCACGGCATGGGGACGCGACGAGAATGGCAAAGGCAAGGGCAAAGCGACCAAAAGCGTCCGCAAGACCCCGAAAAAGACGGTCACAGCCGCCCAGCGGGTCGCCGCCAAAGGCAAGAAACGGAAATAA
- a CDS encoding Gfo/Idh/MocA family protein encodes MAAVLCAPAALRAAEPLRIGVAGVSHGHIHEVISKAHRGDFTVVGVWEANDSLRAATHLHDKVDGALFYADLARMLDQTKPEAVVAFGPVYDHLQVVEACAPRGIHVMVEKPLAVSVEHAHRIADLARRYGIIVMTNYETTWYATNDEAFRLVRTGVIGEITRMNIFDGHQGPVEIGCGPEFLAWLTDPKLNGGGAVMDFGCYGANLATKMFLGEKPLKVSGVLKQQKPHIYPKVDDDATIVLEYPTATVEIMASWNWPMNRKDMHIYGSRGYIYQDTATDMRLYTGGRETHLTPQRLPAPYDDSFRYLAALVRGEITMAPYDLSALENNVTVVEILEAAKHNAAGTPVRPAQPPRTK; translated from the coding sequence ATGGCGGCCGTCCTGTGCGCACCGGCCGCCCTCCGGGCGGCCGAACCGCTCCGCATAGGTGTTGCGGGAGTGTCGCACGGGCATATCCACGAAGTGATAAGTAAAGCCCACCGCGGAGATTTCACGGTCGTGGGCGTATGGGAGGCAAACGACAGTCTCCGTGCCGCCACGCACCTGCACGACAAAGTCGACGGGGCGCTGTTCTATGCCGACCTCGCCCGAATGCTCGACCAGACCAAACCCGAAGCCGTAGTGGCGTTCGGGCCCGTCTACGACCACCTGCAGGTGGTGGAAGCATGCGCCCCGCGGGGCATTCACGTAATGGTAGAGAAACCGTTGGCGGTCAGCGTCGAGCATGCACACCGCATCGCCGACCTGGCCCGCCGCTACGGCATCATCGTAATGACGAACTACGAAACCACATGGTACGCCACCAACGACGAGGCGTTCCGGCTCGTACGGACGGGCGTAATAGGCGAAATCACCCGAATGAATATTTTCGACGGGCATCAGGGGCCCGTCGAGATCGGGTGCGGCCCCGAGTTCCTGGCATGGCTGACCGACCCGAAACTGAACGGCGGCGGCGCAGTCATGGATTTCGGATGCTATGGCGCCAACCTCGCCACCAAGATGTTCCTCGGCGAAAAGCCGCTGAAGGTTTCCGGCGTGCTCAAACAACAGAAGCCGCACATTTACCCGAAGGTGGACGACGACGCCACGATAGTGCTCGAATACCCGACGGCAACCGTAGAGATAATGGCATCGTGGAACTGGCCCATGAACCGCAAGGACATGCATATCTACGGCAGCCGCGGATATATCTACCAGGACACCGCGACCGACATGCGCCTGTACACCGGCGGCAGGGAAACGCACCTCACCCCGCAACGGCTGCCGGCTCCTTACGACGATTCGTTCCGTTACCTTGCCGCACTGGTTCGTGGAGAAATAACGATGGCGCCGTACGACCTCTCGGCGCTCGAAAACAACGTGACCGTCGTCGAGATACTCGAAGCCGCCAAACACAACGCGGCGGGCACCCCGGTACGTCCCGCCCAACCGCCCCGGACGAAATAG